The Solea senegalensis isolate Sse05_10M linkage group LG9, IFAPA_SoseM_1, whole genome shotgun sequence genome has a segment encoding these proteins:
- the vars1 gene encoding valine--tRNA ligase, protein MATLYVSPHPDDFRSLLALLAAEFCPSSRPRTITENPPASLNARARPTLVLGAGEGDTVLSGASAVAWYLASQGKTSGVGVKQQSQVWQWLSFADNELTPVSCAVVFPLMGVMGVDKKLQQSSRAELLRVLKVLNQALEPKTFLVGESITLADMAVATAILLPFKYALEPSDRKMLANVTRWFTTCINQPQFLKVLGKISLCEKMAPVTQVAAVASEVKVVNGGPAADSAGTADDGPPKTEAQLKKEAKKREKLEKFQQKKDMEAKKKTQPATEKKAKPEKKELGVITYNIPTPPGEKKDVISPLPDSYSPQYVEAAWYPWWEKQGLFKPEYGRKSISEQNSRGMFMMCIPPPNVTGSLHLGHALTNAIQDSLTRWHRMRGETTLWNPGCDHAGIATQVVVEKKLKRERGMSRHDLGREKFIEEIWKWKNEKGDRIYHQLKKLGSSLDWDRACFTMDPKLSYAVQEAFIRMHEEGVIYRSKRLVNWSCSLNSAISDIEVDKRELTGRTLLPVPGYKEKVEFGVLVSFAYKVDGSDEEVIVATTRIETMLGDTAVAVHPADPRYQHLKGKTVLHPFCDRRMPIVMDEFVDMNFGTGAVKITPAHDHNDYEVGERHNLAFINILDENGLLINVPPPFLGMKRFEARKAVLQALTDRGQFKEIKDNPMVVPVCSRSKDIVEPLLKPQWYVSCADMGKQAADSVREGRLKIIPEHHLKTWFNWMDNIRDWCISRQLWWGHRIPAYFITVHDPSVKPGEDMDGHYWVSGRTEEEAREKAAQRFHVSVDKISLRQDEDVLDTWFSSGIFPFSIFGWPNESEDLNVFYPGTLLETGHDILFFWVARMVMMGLKLTGKLPFKEVYLHAVVRDAHGRKMSKSLGNVIDPLDVITGISLEGLHAQLIESNLDPLEVEKAKQGQKSDYPNGIPECGTDALRFALCAYTSQGRDINLDVNRILGYRHFCNKLWNAVKFAMKTLGDNFVPSEKAQLCGDESVSDRWILSRLCAAVGLCDTGFKAYDFPGITTAIYNFWLYELCDVYLESVKPVFSKAEEDSVSQRQALVCRQTLYTCLEVGLRILSPVMPFVTEELYQRLPRRRPQSDPPSISVTPYPDTAEFCWHSEEIDRDMDFIMTVIKTTRSLRSDYNLNKLRTDCYLQCIDSTTASLVQKYSLQIQTLTYSQAVIPLTANQPVPEGCAVAIASDRCTVNLLLKGLIDVEKEVAKLMTKQCDLEKQIEKLKDRMMKNDYKEKVPVKVQEQDAEKLRQSQTELEKVNEAVSNFRKMM, encoded by the exons ATGGCCACTCTCTATGTGTCCCCCCACCCTGATGACTTCAGGAGCCTTCTGGCTCTCTTAGCTGCAGAGTTTTGTCCTTCATCTCGCCCTCGAACCATCACAGAAAACCCTCCTGCGTCGCTGAATGCCAGAGCCAGACCGACTCTGGTGCTGGGAGCCGGAGAAGGTGACACTGTCCTGAGTGGTGCCAGTGCTGTTGCATGGTATCTGGCCTCTCAGGGGAAGACGTCTGGTGTTGGTGTGAAGCAACAGAGCCAGGTGTGGCAGTGGCTGAGCTTTGCAGACAATGAACTCACCCCTGTGTCTTGTGCTGTGGTCTTCCCACTGATGGGGGTGATGGGAGTAGATAAGAAG CTCCAACAGAGTTCACGTGCAGAGTTGCTGCGTGTTCTAAAGGTTCTCAATCAGGCACTGGAACCAAAAACCTTCCTGGTGGGAGAGAGCATCACCCTGGCTGATATGGCTGTTGCTACAGCTATCCTCCTACCgttcaaatat GCATTGGAGCCTTCAGACCGGAAGATGTTGGCCAATGTTACCAGGTGGTTTACAACCTGCATTAACCAGCCACAGTTTCTTAAAGTGCTGGGGAAGATCTCTCTGTGTGAGAAAATGGCACCAGTTACACAGGTGGCAGCTGTTGCTTCGGAAGTTAAAGTTGTTAATGGTGGTCCTGCTGCTGATTCTGCCGGAACCGCAGATGATG GTCCCCCAAAGACAGAAGCTCAGCTAAAGAAGgaagcaaagaaaagagaaaagttggAAAAGTTCCAGCAGAAGAAGGATATggaggcaaagaaaaaaacacagccagCAACAGAG AAAAAAGCCAAACCTGAGAAGAAAGAACTGGGAGTGATCACATACAACATCCCTACTCCTCCTGGGGAGAAAAAAG ATGTCATCAGTCCACTTCCTGACTCCTACAGTCCTCAGTATGTGGAGGCTGCATGGTATCCATGGTGGGAGAAGCAGGGACTCTTCAAGCCTGAGTATGGG AGGAAGAGCATCAGTGAGCAGAACTCTCGTGGCATGTTCATGATGTGCATCCCACCACCTAATGTGACTGGATCACTTCACCTGGGTCATGCACTCACCAATGCCATTCAGGACTCTCTGACCAGATG GCACAGGATGCGAGGCGAGACCACGCTGTGGAACCCGGGCTGTGACCACGCTGGCATTGCCACACAGGTGGTGGTGGAAAAGaagctgaagagagagaggggtatGAGCCGCCATGACCTGGGCCGGGAAAAGTTCATTGAGGAAATCTGGAAGTGGAAGAATGA GAAGGGAGACCGCATCTACCACCAGTTGAAGAAACTTGGCTCCTCTCTGGACTGGGACAGAGCCTGCTTCACCATGGACCCT AAACTTTCCTATGCAGTCCAAGAGGCCTTTATCCGCATGCATGAAGAAGGAGTGATCTACAGGAGTAAGAGGCTGGTCAACTGGTCCTGCTCTCTAAATTCTGCCATCTCTGACATTGAG GTGGATAAGCGGGAACTCACTGGCAGGACTCTCTTGCCTGTGCCTGGTTACAAAGAGAAAGTGGAGTTTGGGGTCCTGGTGTCTTTTGCTTACAAGGTTGATGGATCAG ATGAGGAGGTGATTGTGGCCACAACTCGTATTGAGACAATGCTGGGAGATACTGCTGTAGCCGTCCACCCTGCCGACCCCAGATATCAGCATCTGAAGGGGAAAACGGTGCTGCATCCCTTCTGTGACCGCAGGATGCCCATTGTCATGGATGAGTTTGTGGACATGAACTTTGGAACAG GTGCTGTCAAAATCACCCCAGCTCACGACCATAATGACTACGAGGTTGGAGAGAGACACAATCTGGCCTTCATCAACATCTTGGATGAGAATGGCCTGCTCATTAATGTGCCTCCTCCCTTCCTG GGCATGAAGCGCTTTGAGGCCAGGAAGGCAGTGCTGCAAGCTCTCACTGACAGAGGCCAGTTTAAAGAAATCAAAGATAACCCTATGGTTGTTCCAGTCTGCAG TCGTTCCAAGGACATCGTGGAGCCGCTGCTGAAGCCACAGTGGTATGTGAGCTGCGCAGACATGGGGAAGCAGGCGGCTGATTCTGTTAGAGAGGGACGTCTCAAAATCATCCCTGAGCACCACCTCAAGACCTGGTTCAACTGGATGGACAACATCAG GGACTGGTGCATCTCTCGTCAGCTGTGGTGGGGTCACCGTATCCCTGCTTACTTCATCACTGTCCATGATCCATCTGTGAAACCAGGAGAG GACATGGACGGTCATTACTGGGTGAGTGGGAGAACggaggaggaggccagagaGAAGGCAGCACAACGCTTCCATGTGTCTGTGGATAAAATTTCCCTCAGACAGG ATGAGGATGTTCTGGACACTTGGTTCTCATCTGGCATTTTCCCCTTCTCTATCTTTGGATGGCCCAATGAG TCCGAGGACCTGAACGTGTTCTATCCTGGCACCCTGCTGGAGACGGGCCATGACATCCTGTTCTTCTGGGTAGCTCGTATGGTGATGATGGGCCTCAAACTGACGGGCAAACTGCCCTTCAAAGAG GTGTATCTGCATGCGGTGGTGAGAGACGCCCACGGAAGGAAGATGAGCAAATCTCTGGGCAACGTCATTGACCCTCTGGATGTCATTACAGGGATCTCCCTCGAG GGTCTTCATGCCCAGTTGATAGAAAGCAACTTGGATCCTCTGGAGGTGGAGAAGGCAAAGCAGGGCCAGAAGTCAGATTACCCAAATGGTATCCCAGAGTGTGGCACAGATGCTCTCCGCTTTGCACTGTGTGCCTACACCAGCCAAG GTCGGGATATCAACCTGGATGTCAACCGCATCCTTGGTTACCGTCATTTCTGCAACAAACTGTGGAACGCCGTGAAGTTTGCCATGAAGACTCTGGGAGACAACTTTGTACCTTCAGAGAAAGCCCAG CTGTGTGGAGATGAGAGTGTGTCAGACAGGTGGATTCTGTCTagactgtgtgctgctgtgggCTTGTGTGACACTGGCTTTAAAGCCTATGACTTCCCAGGCATCACCACCGCCATCTACAACTTCTGGCTGTATGAACTCTGCGATGTCTACCTG GAAAGTGTCAAACCGGTGTTCAGTAAAGCAGAGGAAGACAGCGTCAGCCAGAGACAGGCGCTGGTGTGCAGACAGACACTTTACACCTGTTTAGAGGTCGGTCTACGCATTCTGTCTCCTGTGATGCCCTTTGTCACTGAGGAGCTCTACCAGAGGTTACCACGGAGACGGCCTCAGAGCGATCCACCCAGCATCAGTGTCACACCATACCCCGACACTGCGGAG TTCTGCTGGCACAGTGAGGAAATCGACCGCGACATGGACTTCATAATGACCGTGATAAAGACGACCCGGTCACTCAGGTCGGACTACAACCTGAACAAGCTCCGGACTGACT GTTATCTTCAGTGCATAGACTCGACAACAGCGTCCCTGGTGCAGAAGTACAGTCTGCAGATTCAGACCTTGACGTATTCTCAGGCCGTCATCCCTCTGACAGCTAACCAGCCTGTCCCTGAGGGCTGTGCTGTGGCTATTGCCTCTGACAGATGTACTGTCAACCTTTTGCTCAAG GGTCTCATTGACGTGGAGAAGGAGGTAGCGAAGCTGATGACAAAGCAATGTGACTTGGAGAAACAGATAGAGAAACTGAAAGACAGGATGATGAAGAACGACTACAAGGAGAAGGTGCCGGTGAAGGTGCAGGAGCAAGATGCAGAGAAG CTACGGCAGAGCCAAACTGAACTTGAGAAAGTGAACGAGGCTGTGAGCAACTTCAGGAAAATGATGTAA
- the LOC122775020 gene encoding uncharacterized protein LOC122775020, translated as MLCPAAVSVVAAAVWLLAVLGPGLSLSSEDNSEPGFTLCSHCFYRQTPPQGASAELLLHPVCHSLPKGQTFATLSKQNCDTAVYSAFYLKHGWTEGEEGEDLLSEEEDNVKVPVPALLRDPSNPILPSDSPLQHWDSTVTTLVQSSFIPQCSTLGGDLYVLTGAGGLQAAEDGDEECQTEPLWSAVCCAVPEGKGGFSTGLIRETGGRDRQVSTKELQEMLGMAEMFSEGCGGADIETVGAVIGLHSEGNPENIETKNVDAPSEETQEKDAKSVSTDPVTEGENNVNAQPEDVTQETSAEAVKSENSSEDQGDARRSGAVTSEAPESSVDRETVDEQEANEKSTSTLVYLLSTTVSILKAPLRPVVSTVSQLPGQVTYVLQEDLGVLCGLPGETFSLLHLLTSDLLSWMGSGVDLVLGAGETCFSNVYYCTSSMVGALFSNCHTGVTGVGTLAGDTVGVFGGALDNAWWVTKFFGGRLWDHSEGYVGTVMSEMGGQVKAVGGGLGRLVWRSGNGVYNVLWVGGGAIMGIIDLVFGSVREAFGQESE; from the exons ATGCTGTGtcctgctgctgtcagtgtaGTTGCTGCGGCTGTCTGGCTGCTGGCAGTGTTGGGCCCAGGCCTGTCTCTTTCATCTGAGGACAACTCCGAGCCAGGCTTCACCCTTTGCAGTCATTGCTTCTACAGACAGACACCACCTCAGGGAGcctctgcagagctgctgctgcatccaGTCTGCCACAGTCTGCCCAAGGGACAGACGTTTGCCACACTGTCCAAACAAAACTGTGACACAGCTGTCTACTCTGCCTTCTATCTCAAGCATGgatggacagagggagaggagggggaagaCCTTTTG tcagaggaagaggacaaCGTTAAAGTGCCAGTACCAGCTCTCCTCAGAGATCCTTCTAATCCCATCTTGCCCTCAGACTCCCCTCTGCAACACTGGGACTCAACAGTCACAACACTGGTTCAGTCAAGCTTTATTCCCCAGTGCAGCACTTTAGGGGGGGATCTTTACGTCCTGACAGGGGCGGGGGGTCTTCAGGCTGCTGAAGATGGAGATGAGGAGTGTCAGACGGAGCCTTTGTGGTCTGCTGTATGCTGTGCGGTCCCAGAGGGGAAGGGTGGCTTCAGCACTGGATTAATCAGAGAGACGGGAGGGAGGGACAGGCAAGTGAGCACAAAGGAGCTGCAGGAGATGCTGGGAATGGCAGAGATGTTCTCCGAAGGCTGCGGAGGAGCAGACATAGAGACTGTTGGAGCTGTCATTGGTCTTCACAGTGAGGGGAACCCTGAAAATATAGAAACCAAAAATGTAGATGCTCCCAGCGAAGAGACACAAGAAAAAGATGCAAAATCAGTCTCTACAGATCCAGTTACTGAAGGAGAGAATAATGTTAATGCTCAACCAGAGGATGTCACTCAGGAAACTTCAGCAGAGGCAGTGAAATCAGAGAACAGCAGTGAAGATCAGGGTGATGCCAGGCGTTCAGGAGCTGTCACATCAGAGGCTCCTGAGTCATCAGTGGACCGTGAGACTGTGGATGAACAGGAGGCCAATGAAAAATCCACCAGTACTCTGGTCTACCTCCTTTCCACTACCGTGTCTATTCTTAAAGCGCCACTGCGTCCTGTGGTCTCCACAGTTTCCCAGTTACCTGGTCAG GTGACATATGTTCTTCAGGAAGACCTTGGTGTTCTCTGTGGCTTGCCTGGAGAAACCTTCTCCCTGCTGCACCTCTTGACATCTGACCTCTTGTCCTGGATGGGCTCGGGTGTAGATTTGGTACTAGGTGCTGGAGAAACCTGCTTCTCCAACGTCTACTACTGCACCTCCTCCATGGTGGGAGCCCTGTTCAGCAACTGTCACACTGGCGTGACTGGTGTGGGTACCCTGGCCGGTGACACAGTTGGGGTATTTGGTGGTGCGTTGGATAATGCTTGGTGGGTGACCAAGTTCTTTGGAGGGCGTCTGTGGGACCACAGTGAGGGATATGTAGGAACTGTGATGTCAGAGATGGGGGGTCAGGTTAAAGCTGTAGGTGGAGGATTGGGGAGGCTGGTGTGGAGAAGTGGAAATGGAGTGTATAATGTGCTTTGGGTGGGAGGGGGTGCCATAATGGGTATCATTGATCTGGTCTTTGGCTCAGTTAGAGAGGCATTTGGACAGGAGTCAGAGTGA
- the ino80e gene encoding INO80 complex subunit E isoform X2, which produces MSHRPTQPRDMNGQADVEVDYKRKYKNLKRKLKFLVYEQECFQEELRRAQRKLLKVSRDKSFLLDRLLQYERIDEDSSDSDATVSSENSEVEGPREREREREGVKKRRNSPGACLPSSSSPHLSLLSHSGVNPLQSSGSGPYLNTMPFPPEYLAPPAERMKKERKTKTPKNKREPTGKVVAANYPSAPTAPPTASGPFSWVPRQMLSGDAAEEDGESDLDSDRGDEDRGEGDEAELVIDIPNE; this is translated from the exons ATGTCGCACAGACCGACCCAGCCAAGAG ATATGAACGGTCAAGCGGACGTCGAGGTCGACTATAAGCGGAAATACAAAAACCTGAAGAGAAAATTAAAATTTCTAGTTTAT GAGCAGGAATGTTttcaggaggagctgaggagagCACAGAGAAAACTTCTCAAAGTCTCCAGGGACAAAAG CTTCCTTTTGGACAGATTGCTACAGTATGAGAGGATAGATGAAGACTCCTCAG ATTCAGATGCAACAGTTTCTTCAGAAAACAGTGAAGTAGAAGGTCCCAGGGAGAGGGAACGAGAACGAGAAGGTGTAAAAAA GCGAAGAAATAGTCCTGGAGCATGTCTTCCCTCATCATCTTCccctcatctctctctgctgtcccatTCTGGTGTTAACCCTCTGCAGTCATCGGGCTCCGGACCGTATCTCAACACT ATGCCCTTCCCACCCGAGTATTTGGCTCCTCCAGCTGAACGaatgaagaaagagagaaaaacaaagacaccaaaaaacaagagagagcCTACGGGGAAG GTTGTTGCAGCAAATTACCCATCAGCCCCTACGGCTCCCCCAACAGCCAGTGGCCCCTTCAGCTGGGTTCCCAGACAGATGCTCAGTGGAGATGCAGctgaggaggatggagagagtgACTTAGACAGTGACAGAGGGgatgaagacagaggagagggagatgaggcTGAGCTAGTCATTGACATTCctaatgagtga
- the ino80e gene encoding INO80 complex subunit E isoform X1 — translation MSHRPTQPRDMNGQADVEVDYKRKYKNLKRKLKFLVYEQECFQEELRRAQRKLLKVSRDKSFLLDRLLQYERIDEDSSDSDATVSSENSEVEGPREREREREGVKKRRNSPGACLPSSSSPHLSLLSHSGVNPLQSSGSGPYLNTVVAANYPSAPTAPPTASGPFSWVPRQMLSGDAAEEDGESDLDSDRGDEDRGEGDEAELVIDIPNE, via the exons ATGTCGCACAGACCGACCCAGCCAAGAG ATATGAACGGTCAAGCGGACGTCGAGGTCGACTATAAGCGGAAATACAAAAACCTGAAGAGAAAATTAAAATTTCTAGTTTAT GAGCAGGAATGTTttcaggaggagctgaggagagCACAGAGAAAACTTCTCAAAGTCTCCAGGGACAAAAG CTTCCTTTTGGACAGATTGCTACAGTATGAGAGGATAGATGAAGACTCCTCAG ATTCAGATGCAACAGTTTCTTCAGAAAACAGTGAAGTAGAAGGTCCCAGGGAGAGGGAACGAGAACGAGAAGGTGTAAAAAA GCGAAGAAATAGTCCTGGAGCATGTCTTCCCTCATCATCTTCccctcatctctctctgctgtcccatTCTGGTGTTAACCCTCTGCAGTCATCGGGCTCCGGACCGTATCTCAACACT GTTGTTGCAGCAAATTACCCATCAGCCCCTACGGCTCCCCCAACAGCCAGTGGCCCCTTCAGCTGGGTTCCCAGACAGATGCTCAGTGGAGATGCAGctgaggaggatggagagagtgACTTAGACAGTGACAGAGGGgatgaagacagaggagagggagatgaggcTGAGCTAGTCATTGACATTCctaatgagtga